Below is a window of Sulfurimonas sp. DNA.
TCGTATATTATCCGGACTTTTAGAGTTTGAAGCAGATGAGATCAGCGTTCTTGGGTATGACCTTAAAACATCAAAGAAAAATATACAAGAACTTATAGGATACATGCCTCAAAAGTTTGGACTTTATGAAGACCTTAGTGTAAGAGAAAATATGAATCTCTATGCAAATCTTCAGTCAATTCAAAAAGAGTTAATAAACCAAAGAGTTGATGAGCTTCTAGAGTTTACAAACTTGGTAAATTTCCATGATTTCTTGGCATCAAACTTATCTGGTGGTATGAAGCAAAAACTCGGTCTTGCCTGCTCGCTTATAAAAAAGCCTAAACTTTTACTTCTTGATGAGCCTGGGGTTGGAGTTGATCCAATATCTAGAAAAGAGTTGTGGGAGATGGTTCAAAATCTTACAAATGAAGGTGTAAGTGTAGTTTGGAGTACTGCTTATCTTGATGAAGCCGAGCTTTGTGATGAAGTTATACTTTTAAATGAAGGAGAGATATTATTTAACGGGATCCCAAGTCTTTTAAAAGAGCGTATGAAAGGTAAAACATATCTTCTAAGGGGTGATTTTAAAGACAAAAGAAAGACACTTCAGCTCGCACTTTCATATCCGTATATAAAAGACGGGATCATACTTGGTGAGAGTATTAAGCTTATGACAGACGATACTAAAACTCTTCCACCTTTTGATAAACTAGAAGCACTAAATTGTTCCATATCTGAGATCGAACCTACATTTGAAGACGGATTTATGAATATATTGGGTGTAGACTCAAACGGCAGTTCACCTCTTGAGAATTTTATAAAACCTGTTGAACTTGATAGCGAGTATGTTATAGAAGTTGATCATCTTAGTAAACAATTCGGCAGTTTTACAGCGGCGGACAATATCAGCTTTTCCATAAAAAAAGGTGAGATCTTTGGACTTCTCGGACCAAACGGTGCGGGAAAATCTACAATATTTAAGATGCTTTGCGGACTTCTTAAACCGACAAGCGGAGAAGCTAATATACTAGGATACAGTTTTGAAAAATCATCGCTAAAGGCACGTGCGAAGATAGGGTATATGTCGCAAAAGTTTTCACTTTATGGAGATATATCGGTATTTGAAAATTTAAAGTTTTTTGCAGGCGTATATGAGCTTATGGGTGAGCATAAAAAAAGTACAATAGAGAAGATGCTTGATATATTTGATCTGAGAAAGTATAAAAATATGCCTTCAAAAGACCTGCCCTTGGGATATAAACAACGTCTTTCATTAGCCTGTGCAATTATGCATAATCCAAGCATACTGTTTTTGGATGAGCCTACAAGCGGTGTTGATCCACTGACCCGTAGAGAGTTTTGGAATCATATATACACAATGGTTCAAAAAGGTGTAACTATAATGGTTACAACGCATTTTATGGAGGAAGCAGAGTATTGTGACAATATAGCTCTAATATATAAAGGCAAAGCTATAGCTAAAGATACACCACATAACCTAACACATCAGATATCTGAGAATGCAACTATGCAGGATGCATTTATAGAGCTTATTAAAAGAGATGAGAATGAAGCTAAATAGATTCAATGCACTTTTTATAAAAGAGACTCTGCAAATTGTACGTGATCCAAGTTCTATACTTATAGCTGTAGTGTTGCCTTTGATACTGCTTTTTTTAATGGGATATGCTATAAGTCTTGACTCAAAAAATATCCCTATGGGTTTAGTTATAGAAAAACACTCAAAGTATTCATCTTCACTTCTACACTCATTTTACAATTCAAAAAGTTTTGATGTAGAGGTAAACAATGATAGACGATATTTTGAGAAGAAGATACAAGAGGGAAAAATACGCGCTATTGTCATAATACCTTCAACCTTTGCAAAAGACATAGCAAAAGGTAAACCAAGTATACAGATCTTGGCAGATGGCACTGAGCCAAACATTGCCGGATATGTTCAAAAATATACAAACGGTTTGTGGCAAAACTGGCTTGTTCAAGAAGGTCTGATAGATAATGCAAATATCGTAAACATAGATATACAAACACGCTACTGGTTTAATGCACCGCTTGTTAGCAAGTACTTTTTACTGCCAGGGTCTATTGCTATTATACTGACACTGATCGGTACTCTTCTAACGGCACTTGTAGTCTCTCGTGAGTGGGAGAGAAACACTATGGAAGCCATTATGTCAACGCCTATTACCATAACAGAGTTGGTTTTGGGAAAGATAATGCCGTATTTTATACTTGGACTTATGTCAACACTTCTTTGTGTAGTTATAGCGATCGGATGGTTTGACATACCGTTTCGCGGATCATACTTTTTACTTTTTATAACTTCTTCAATATATCTGTTTCCGGCACTGAGTCTGGGACTGTTGATATCTACAATATCAAAAAACCAGTTTGTAGCTGCTCAAGCTTCTTTGATTGTAGGGTTTTTACCTGCATTTTTACTCTCAGGTTTTATATTTCAAATAAGTTCTATGCCTCAGTGGCTTCAGATCATTACATATGCATTGCCTGCAAGGTATTTTGTAGAGATTCTTCAAACACTGTTTTTGACTGGAAACGTATATGAAGTTATCATCTCAAATGTTGCGGCTATGGTAGTTGTAGGTGTTGTTTTATTCTCAATGATAATAAAAGTTACCAGAAAAAGGCTTGACTGATGAGAGTGTTTTTAAACCAACTATTAGCCTTGATGAAAAAAGAGTTCCTTGCAATATGGAGTGATAAAAAGTCCAGAATAATTATAATAGTACCTCCGATATTGCAGCTTTTCTTATTCTCATTTGCCGTTACTCTTGAAGTAAAAAATATAAGCATAGGTATAATAGACAGAGATAACAGTGTTAAAAGCCAAGAGTTGATTAGAGCACTGCAATACAGTAACAGTTTTACAAATGTTTATAGGATAGATTCTCAAAAAGATATTCAAAAAGCCATAGACACGCAAAAAGTTATAGCCGTGATACATATACCACAAGAGTTTTCTAAAAGTATTCAAAGCAAAAGAAAAACAACTATACAGATCATAGCTGACGGCAGAAAGTCTAATACTGCTCAAATAACTCAAAGCTATATTCAAAATGCAATAAATACAACATTTAATAGCTCATACGTTCAACAAAACATTATTGT
It encodes the following:
- a CDS encoding ATP-binding cassette domain-containing protein — its product is MSIVSVKRLNKSFKKQTALTDASFSVRANKITGLVGPDGAGKTTLIRILSGLLEFEADEISVLGYDLKTSKKNIQELIGYMPQKFGLYEDLSVRENMNLYANLQSIQKELINQRVDELLEFTNLVNFHDFLASNLSGGMKQKLGLACSLIKKPKLLLLDEPGVGVDPISRKELWEMVQNLTNEGVSVVWSTAYLDEAELCDEVILLNEGEILFNGIPSLLKERMKGKTYLLRGDFKDKRKTLQLALSYPYIKDGIILGESIKLMTDDTKTLPPFDKLEALNCSISEIEPTFEDGFMNILGVDSNGSSPLENFIKPVELDSEYVIEVDHLSKQFGSFTAADNISFSIKKGEIFGLLGPNGAGKSTIFKMLCGLLKPTSGEANILGYSFEKSSLKARAKIGYMSQKFSLYGDISVFENLKFFAGVYELMGEHKKSTIEKMLDIFDLRKYKNMPSKDLPLGYKQRLSLACAIMHNPSILFLDEPTSGVDPLTRREFWNHIYTMVQKGVTIMVTTHFMEEAEYCDNIALIYKGKAIAKDTPHNLTHQISENATMQDAFIELIKRDENEAK
- a CDS encoding ABC transporter permease, which codes for MKLNRFNALFIKETLQIVRDPSSILIAVVLPLILLFLMGYAISLDSKNIPMGLVIEKHSKYSSSLLHSFYNSKSFDVEVNNDRRYFEKKIQEGKIRAIVIIPSTFAKDIAKGKPSIQILADGTEPNIAGYVQKYTNGLWQNWLVQEGLIDNANIVNIDIQTRYWFNAPLVSKYFLLPGSIAIILTLIGTLLTALVVSREWERNTMEAIMSTPITITELVLGKIMPYFILGLMSTLLCVVIAIGWFDIPFRGSYFLLFITSSIYLFPALSLGLLISTISKNQFVAAQASLIVGFLPAFLLSGFIFQISSMPQWLQIITYALPARYFVEILQTLFLTGNVYEVIISNVAAMVVVGVVLFSMIIKVTRKRLD